In Thunnus thynnus chromosome 20, fThuThy2.1, whole genome shotgun sequence, a single window of DNA contains:
- the crp1 gene encoding C-reactive protein gives MSVNSDMFAVVLLGVFGFSLTLPSATQMGLTDKVLVFPYETDFSFVALIPQKEMGLRAFTLCMRVATELPEERQIILFAYRTADYDELNVWREKDGRVSFYMSGDGVFFNLPPLTTFRTSLCLTWESRTGLAAFWVEGKRSTYQVYKPGHSIRPKGSIILGQDPDKHLGGLEAVQSFVGEMTDLNMWDFVLSRSMIQAWHYGHRVPKGNIFDWGTIDFELNGNVMVVDDD, from the exons atg agtgTCAACAGTGACATGTTTGCTGTGGTTCTGCTTGGTGTCTTTGGTTTCTCTTTGACTCTCCCCTCAGCTACACAAA TGGGTTTAACTGACAAAGTCCTGGTCTTCCCATATGAGACGGACTTCAGCTTCGTGGCCCTGATCCCCCAGAAGGAGATGGGGCTGAGGGCCTTCACCCTCTGCATGCGTGTGGCCACTGAGCTGCCAGAAGAACGTCAGATCATCCTGTTCGCCTACCGCACAGCTGACTATGACGAACTCAACGTGTGGCGTGAGAAGGACGGACGCGTCTCCTTTTATATGAGTGGTGACGGCGTCTTCTTCAACCTGCCGCCCCTCACCACCTTCCGTACCAGCCTCTGCCTGACCTGGGAGTCTCGCACTGGCCTCGCTGCTTTTTGGGTGGAAGGGAAGCGCAGCACCTACCAGGTCTACAAACCTGGACACTCCATCCGCCCAAAAGGCAGCATCATTTTGGGGCAGGACCCAGACAAACACCTGGGGGGCTTAGAGGCCGTGCAGAGCTTTGTAGGGGAGATGACCGATCTGAATATGTGGGACTTTGTGCTCTCCAGGAGCATGATCCAGGCCTGGCACTATGGGCACAGGGTCCCTAAAGGCAACATCTTTGACTGGGGCACTATTGATTTTGAGCTGAACGGGAACGTGATGGTGGTGGATGATGACTGA